A window of Ruania suaedae contains these coding sequences:
- a CDS encoding helix-turn-helix domain-containing protein, translating into MATRPLPVAVRRAAEELGENLTAWRKLQGLTAQQVAERAGITRSTLRRLEQGDPGVGMGSFLSVARALGQLPRVAEAVDPYETDFGRARSDQLLPQRVRS; encoded by the coding sequence ATGGCTACGCGGCCTCTCCCTGTTGCGGTCCGGCGCGCCGCCGAGGAGCTCGGCGAGAACTTGACGGCGTGGCGCAAGCTCCAGGGGCTGACCGCGCAGCAGGTCGCCGAACGTGCAGGCATCACCCGGAGCACCCTGCGTCGCCTCGAGCAGGGCGACCCGGGCGTGGGCATGGGCTCCTTTCTCTCCGTCGCGCGAGCGCTGGGACAGCTGCCCAGGGTCGCCGAGGCGGTCGACCCGTACGAGACCGACTTCGGACGTGCCCGCTCTGACCAGCTGCTCCCTCAACGCGTGCGCTCATGA
- a CDS encoding glycosyltransferase family 2 protein — MPLVSVIMPVHDAVATVGAAIRSVQEQSHTDWELLITDDASTDGSWDLVQRLAEEDSRIKPARAEVSGGAARARNAAIDRAAGSYVAFLDADDQWLPRKLARQLAFAADTAAPLTFTAYYKVAADFEGEAGQFAPNDRVVHAPPQLDYRAMLRQNHIGCLTAMYDVGALGLRRMPDLRKRQDYGLWLSILREGGSAHGLDEPLALYREARPGSLSGGSRLRLVRYNWQLYREIEGLSLPRSVWALGQVTINSTLKRRV; from the coding sequence ATGCCCCTGGTCTCAGTGATCATGCCGGTCCACGACGCCGTGGCGACCGTGGGCGCCGCGATCCGGTCGGTGCAGGAGCAGTCCCACACCGACTGGGAGCTGCTGATCACCGACGACGCCTCCACCGACGGCAGCTGGGATCTGGTGCAGCGCCTCGCCGAGGAGGACTCGCGGATCAAGCCGGCGCGTGCCGAGGTCTCGGGCGGGGCGGCGCGGGCACGCAATGCCGCGATCGACCGGGCAGCCGGCTCGTATGTCGCCTTCCTCGACGCCGACGACCAGTGGCTTCCGCGCAAGCTGGCGCGCCAGCTCGCCTTCGCCGCGGACACGGCCGCCCCGCTGACGTTCACCGCCTACTACAAGGTGGCCGCCGACTTCGAGGGCGAGGCCGGGCAGTTCGCGCCCAACGACCGGGTCGTGCACGCCCCGCCGCAGCTCGACTACCGGGCGATGCTGCGCCAGAACCACATCGGCTGCCTGACGGCGATGTACGACGTCGGCGCCCTGGGGCTGCGCCGGATGCCGGACCTGCGCAAGCGCCAGGACTACGGGCTATGGCTGTCGATCCTGCGCGAGGGCGGCAGCGCCCACGGGCTGGACGAGCCGCTGGCCCTCTATCGGGAGGCACGCCCGGGCTCACTCTCGGGTGGCAGCCGATTGCGGCTGGTGCGCTACAACTGGCAGCTCTACCGCGAGATCGAAGGCCTCTCGCTGCCCCGGTCGGTGTGGGCACTGGGGCAGGTGACCATCAACTCGACGCTCAAGCGCCGGGTCTGA
- a CDS encoding glycosyltransferase family 2 protein, protein MPGPEEPTAPQQESTEPQPPLRPGVDVVIAVHSTQRPIARAVRSVLDHNGGGARLTIVCHNISPDQIRPLLDPAHREQVHFLEHRDSHRSASGPFNAGIAAATGEYVSIMGSDDVLAPGAVASWYWLAKRSGADAVIARLERGDGRVIVPTPPTRPLRRTNLDGVADRLCYRSAPLGVVSKEAIERLGLRLEEGAPVGGDVGFVTRLWFLGRIAYDRTGPAYVIGEDATDRVTYAPRPIAVELRFLRTIVEASWFERLSLLQRRSAVVKYLRIHLFGAVWNRQDPQFWTEEERQALAKTATRLLRAAPGAESVLSMADRDLLDAIIEGAPTERMLALAVARRKHGRPRTLLTRDPAQLLAREAPARVMGASLLNR, encoded by the coding sequence GTGCCCGGCCCTGAGGAGCCCACTGCGCCGCAGCAGGAGTCGACCGAGCCGCAGCCTCCGCTCCGGCCCGGGGTTGACGTGGTCATCGCCGTCCACTCAACCCAGCGCCCCATCGCCCGCGCGGTGCGTTCGGTGCTCGACCACAACGGCGGGGGCGCGCGGCTGACCATCGTCTGCCACAACATCTCACCCGACCAGATCCGCCCGCTGCTGGACCCGGCCCACCGCGAGCAGGTGCACTTCCTCGAGCACCGCGACTCCCATCGCAGCGCCTCGGGACCGTTCAACGCCGGGATCGCTGCCGCCACCGGTGAATACGTCTCGATCATGGGCTCCGACGACGTCCTCGCCCCCGGCGCGGTGGCCTCCTGGTACTGGCTGGCCAAGCGTTCCGGCGCCGACGCCGTGATCGCCCGGCTGGAGCGGGGCGATGGCCGCGTGATCGTGCCCACCCCACCCACCCGGCCGCTGCGGCGCACGAACCTCGACGGCGTGGCCGACCGGCTCTGCTACCGCAGCGCTCCGCTGGGCGTGGTGTCGAAGGAGGCGATCGAACGCCTCGGCCTGCGCCTGGAGGAGGGGGCACCGGTCGGCGGCGACGTCGGCTTCGTGACCCGGTTGTGGTTCCTCGGCCGGATCGCCTACGACCGCACCGGCCCGGCCTACGTGATCGGGGAGGACGCCACCGATCGGGTCACCTACGCGCCCCGGCCGATCGCCGTCGAGCTGCGTTTCCTGCGCACCATCGTCGAGGCCTCGTGGTTCGAGCGCCTCAGCCTCCTGCAGCGCCGCTCGGCGGTGGTGAAGTACCTGCGCATCCACCTCTTCGGAGCGGTGTGGAACAGGCAGGACCCGCAGTTCTGGACCGAGGAGGAGCGCCAGGCCCTGGCCAAGACCGCCACCCGGCTGTTGCGCGCGGCGCCAGGAGCGGAGTCGGTCCTGTCGATGGCGGATCGCGATCTGCTGGACGCGATTATCGAGGGCGCGCCCACCGAGCGGATGCTGGCGCTCGCGGTGGCGCGGCGCAAACATGGCCGCCCCCGCACGCTGCTCACCCGGGACCCGGCCCAGCTGCTCGCCCGGGAGGCGCCGGCGCGGGTGATGGGGGCGTCGCTGCTGAACCGGTGA
- the manA gene encoding mannose-6-phosphate isomerase, class I has product MYPLLPAPRTYPWGSTRVIPEFLGGPPGADPVAELWFGAHPSAPTPLRAGSDLAALLERDPERLLGADVIARFGRRLPYLLKLIAPERPLSLQVHPNLDQARAGFAREERAGVPAGQRNYPDANHKPELVYALTTFEAVCGFRAPRRVAELLEGLDAPLAQELAAVLRSAPAAPGVHAVFTRVLSGSCDTEVSALAQRCRQRLASGRSPSPRADRLVGLLDEQHPGDPGAVAALLLNPVTLQPGEAMFVPAGCVHSYLSGFGVELMANSDNVLRAGLTAKRIDVDELLATVDPVAAPPIRIAAETDGAGTEVFYAPVDDFELSVATVDRTDGRALRGRGPRILVGLAGELTVETAGSAHALSQGEALFLSAEEALVRLSGTGRLVQAGVP; this is encoded by the coding sequence GTGTACCCGCTGCTGCCCGCACCCCGGACCTACCCCTGGGGCTCGACCCGCGTCATCCCCGAGTTCCTCGGTGGCCCCCCGGGGGCCGATCCGGTGGCCGAGCTGTGGTTCGGTGCGCACCCCAGCGCTCCGACCCCGCTGCGAGCGGGCTCCGACCTGGCCGCCCTGCTGGAGCGCGACCCCGAGCGCCTGCTCGGCGCGGACGTGATCGCCCGGTTCGGCCGCCGGCTGCCCTATCTGCTCAAGCTGATCGCCCCGGAGCGTCCGCTCTCCCTGCAGGTCCACCCCAACCTCGACCAGGCCAGAGCCGGGTTCGCGCGCGAGGAGCGCGCCGGCGTGCCCGCCGGGCAGCGCAACTATCCCGACGCCAATCACAAACCCGAGCTCGTCTACGCGCTGACCACGTTCGAGGCGGTGTGCGGCTTCCGCGCACCGCGTCGGGTGGCCGAGCTGCTCGAGGGCCTCGACGCCCCGCTCGCCCAGGAGCTGGCGGCCGTGCTGCGCTCGGCCCCGGCCGCGCCGGGGGTGCACGCCGTGTTCACCCGGGTCCTCTCCGGCAGCTGCGACACCGAGGTCAGTGCCCTGGCTCAGCGATGCCGGCAGCGCCTGGCCTCAGGCCGCTCGCCCTCGCCCCGTGCCGACCGCCTGGTGGGCCTCCTGGACGAGCAGCACCCGGGCGACCCGGGCGCCGTGGCCGCGCTGCTCCTCAACCCTGTCACGCTTCAGCCGGGGGAGGCGATGTTCGTCCCGGCCGGGTGCGTGCACTCCTACCTCAGCGGGTTCGGCGTGGAGCTGATGGCCAACTCCGACAACGTGCTGCGCGCCGGCCTGACGGCCAAGCGCATCGACGTCGACGAGCTGCTCGCCACCGTCGACCCCGTGGCCGCCCCGCCGATCCGCATCGCCGCCGAGACCGACGGCGCCGGGACGGAGGTCTTCTACGCCCCGGTCGACGACTTCGAGCTCTCGGTCGCCACCGTCGACCGCACCGACGGCCGCGCCCTCCGCGGTCGCGGTCCGCGCATCCTGGTGGGCCTGGCGGGCGAGCTGACGGTCGAGACCGCCGGGTCCGCCCACGCGCTCAGCCAGGGCGAGGCGCTGTTCCTCAGCGCCGAGGAGGCACTGGTGCGCCTGTCCGGTACCGGGCGCCTGGTGCAGGCCGGGGTGCCCTGA
- a CDS encoding TIGR03089 family protein, which yields MPGIATLLDQWTSEPGQPRLTWYGPDGERVELTGRVMANWVAKATNLLAEEADLQAAGHLELDLPVHWRTAVWALAAWTCGASAGTGPGGAPEALVTTVDRLGGPPPAEVTIVIALPALAMSVDDAPPGTLDGAAELMSQPDVLIHPVPAPGTGPAAGWRTDGETVDLLAGTAGSSRVLLDATTVSVTEFLASAVRAWGGGGSVVLVGDPEADLERIAQQEGTDGGPPAG from the coding sequence ATGCCAGGAATCGCAACGCTTCTCGATCAGTGGACCAGCGAGCCGGGGCAGCCCCGGCTGACCTGGTACGGACCCGATGGGGAACGCGTGGAGCTCACCGGCCGGGTCATGGCGAACTGGGTGGCCAAGGCCACGAACCTGCTCGCCGAGGAGGCAGACCTGCAGGCCGCGGGCCATCTCGAGCTCGACCTGCCGGTGCACTGGCGCACCGCCGTCTGGGCCCTGGCCGCCTGGACCTGCGGGGCGAGCGCGGGCACCGGCCCGGGCGGGGCTCCCGAGGCCCTCGTGACCACGGTGGATCGGCTCGGCGGGCCTCCCCCGGCGGAGGTCACGATCGTGATCGCGCTGCCGGCGCTGGCGATGTCGGTCGACGACGCCCCGCCCGGCACCCTCGATGGCGCGGCGGAATTGATGAGCCAGCCGGACGTCCTGATCCACCCGGTGCCCGCCCCCGGCACCGGTCCCGCCGCGGGCTGGCGCACCGACGGCGAGACGGTGGATCTGCTGGCCGGCACGGCCGGCAGCAGCCGGGTGCTCCTCGACGCCACCACCGTGAGCGTGACGGAGTTCCTCGCCTCCGCGGTGCGGGCGTGGGGCGGCGGTGGCTCGGTGGTCCTGGTGGGCGACCCGGAGGCCGACCTCGAGCGGATCGCCCAGCAGGAGGGCACCGACGGCGGCCCACCGGCAGGGTGA
- a CDS encoding NAD-dependent epimerase/dehydratase family protein has product MANTIGPGSKILVIGSSGFVGSHLEAVLTALGAELVRFDLHPDPAGRDETILGDVRDVEALTRAMTGCTAVLNLAAAHHDFGIATATFESVNVGGARAVVAAMEHHGITNLCFYSSVAVYGEHTEPPDETTAPAPVNDYGRTKLAAEAVYREWEAAAPAERRALIVRPAVVFGPRNFANLYKLIHQIDTRRFLPVGPGRNRKSMCFVTNLVQAIGYLWSAPSRLAAGTAEVYNYADKPDLTSRETVSTVYRALGRTEPRLRLPLAPVLLAARPFDLVGKVTGKDLPITSARVRKLSDAETAFAADRIREAGFTPAVSLPDGIEQMVTWYLREGRDAAPVIHLPPAEVSR; this is encoded by the coding sequence GTGGCCAACACGATCGGTCCGGGGTCGAAGATCCTGGTCATCGGCAGCTCCGGCTTCGTCGGCTCCCACCTCGAGGCAGTCCTCACCGCCCTCGGTGCCGAGCTGGTCCGCTTCGACCTGCACCCCGACCCCGCCGGCCGCGACGAGACGATCCTCGGTGACGTGCGCGACGTGGAGGCGCTGACCCGGGCGATGACCGGCTGCACCGCCGTGCTCAACCTGGCCGCCGCCCACCACGACTTCGGGATCGCCACCGCCACCTTCGAGTCGGTCAACGTCGGCGGGGCGCGGGCGGTGGTGGCCGCGATGGAGCACCACGGCATCACCAACCTGTGCTTCTACTCCTCGGTGGCGGTCTACGGCGAGCACACCGAGCCGCCGGATGAGACGACCGCCCCGGCACCGGTGAACGACTACGGCCGCACCAAGCTCGCCGCCGAGGCCGTCTACCGGGAGTGGGAGGCCGCCGCCCCGGCCGAGCGCCGGGCGCTGATCGTGCGCCCGGCCGTGGTGTTCGGACCGCGCAACTTCGCCAACCTCTACAAGCTGATCCACCAGATCGACACCCGCCGGTTCCTCCCGGTGGGCCCGGGACGCAACCGCAAGAGCATGTGCTTCGTGACGAACCTGGTGCAGGCCATCGGCTACCTGTGGAGCGCCCCCTCCCGCCTGGCCGCGGGCACGGCGGAGGTCTACAACTACGCGGACAAGCCGGACCTGACCTCCCGCGAGACCGTCTCGACCGTCTACCGCGCCCTGGGCCGCACCGAGCCACGGTTGCGGCTCCCGCTCGCGCCCGTGCTGCTCGCGGCCCGCCCGTTCGACCTGGTGGGGAAGGTGACGGGCAAGGACCTGCCGATCACCTCCGCCCGGGTGCGCAAGCTCTCCGACGCCGAGACCGCCTTCGCCGCGGACCGGATCCGGGAAGCCGGCTTCACCCCCGCCGTCAGCCTGCCCGACGGCATCGAGCAGATGGTCACCTGGTACCTGCGCGAGGGCCGTGACGCGGCGCCGGTGATCCACCTGCCCCCGGCCGAGGTCTCGCGCTGA
- a CDS encoding glycosyltransferase produces the protein MKVLAVTPWFPTDDAPTMGSFVARDVAALADRPEVTQIQVVHLVPPAQDDGEQALTHDGVRVRRIPMNPRSPLSVLRAGRALRAAVKGADVVHSMAFPALLPMAWWRPRVPWVHTEHWSGLTTPSTLPLLWRAALPLLWPLVRRPDVVTAVCNYLATPIRARRSAPTTVVPCIVPSPDHLQDRPMRPRTPMRLVAVGGLVERKDPLLAVDTVAELDRRGHPARLTWIGSGPLRTKVERRARKRGVEHLVRLRGAQDSDGVRSALADADLFFLPTRGDNFCVSAAEALVEGRPVVVGATGGQGEYIDPRVGSLVHVQDAGAYADAVIDLEHSTLHLNASDVAATVAERFSAARVTDGYLEAYRRARP, from the coding sequence ATGAAGGTCCTGGCCGTCACCCCTTGGTTCCCCACCGACGACGCCCCCACCATGGGCAGCTTCGTCGCCCGGGACGTAGCCGCCCTGGCCGACCGCCCGGAGGTCACCCAGATCCAGGTGGTGCACCTGGTCCCGCCGGCCCAGGACGACGGCGAGCAGGCCCTCACCCACGACGGCGTCCGGGTGCGCCGCATCCCCATGAACCCCCGCTCGCCGCTGTCGGTGCTGCGGGCCGGGCGCGCGCTGCGCGCGGCCGTCAAGGGCGCCGACGTCGTCCACAGCATGGCCTTCCCGGCGCTGCTGCCGATGGCGTGGTGGCGCCCCCGGGTGCCGTGGGTGCACACCGAGCACTGGTCTGGCCTGACCACCCCCAGCACCTTGCCGCTACTGTGGAGGGCGGCCCTGCCGCTGCTGTGGCCGCTGGTCCGGCGACCGGACGTCGTCACCGCCGTCTGCAACTACCTCGCCACCCCGATCCGCGCGCGCCGGAGTGCACCGACCACCGTGGTGCCCTGCATCGTGCCCTCCCCGGACCATCTGCAGGATCGCCCGATGCGGCCCCGCACTCCCATGCGGCTGGTCGCCGTCGGGGGGTTGGTGGAACGCAAGGACCCGCTGCTGGCCGTGGACACCGTGGCCGAGCTGGACCGGCGCGGTCACCCGGCCCGCCTGACCTGGATCGGCTCGGGCCCGCTGCGCACCAAGGTCGAGCGCCGCGCCCGCAAGCGCGGGGTGGAGCACCTCGTCCGGCTGCGCGGGGCGCAGGACTCCGACGGCGTCCGGTCCGCCCTGGCCGATGCGGACCTGTTCTTCCTGCCCACCCGGGGGGACAACTTCTGCGTCTCCGCCGCCGAGGCGCTGGTGGAGGGCCGCCCCGTGGTGGTCGGAGCCACCGGCGGGCAGGGGGAGTACATCGACCCGCGGGTCGGCTCGCTCGTGCACGTGCAGGACGCCGGCGCGTACGCTGATGCGGTGATCGACCTCGAGCACAGCACGCTGCACCTGAACGCCAGTGACGTGGCTGCCACCGTGGCCGAGCGGTTCTCCGCAGCTCGGGTCACCGACGGCTACCTCGAGGCCTACCGGCGTGCCCGGCCCTGA
- the wecB gene encoding non-hydrolyzing UDP-N-acetylglucosamine 2-epimerase, producing MRIVSVVGARPQFVKLAPVAAACRAAGVEHVIVHTGQHYDALLSDVFFSALHIPEPDVQLGIGSGGHGEQTGAMLAALAPVLSAQDPDWVLVYGDTNSTLAAALAAVKLHLPVAHLEAGLRSFNRRMPEEHNRVLTDHAADLLLAPTEVAASHLAREGLAERTVVVGDVMTDVVHQVAANVADAGERLLGQLGVRAGEFSVATLHRAENTDDAARLAGIVAGLGAVDHPVLLLAHPRLRAKAGEHGVPLESGAVRVLDPLGYPDLVALVSRARGVITDSGGLQKEAFELRVPCTTVRTETEWVETVELGWNVLAGPGEIAAAATRERPEETDAAPYGDGHAAERVVEVLVNETGRTA from the coding sequence GTGCGCATCGTCAGTGTGGTCGGGGCCCGGCCCCAGTTCGTCAAACTCGCCCCGGTGGCGGCTGCCTGCCGCGCGGCCGGGGTGGAGCACGTGATCGTGCACACCGGGCAGCACTACGACGCGCTGCTCTCGGACGTGTTCTTCAGCGCGCTGCACATCCCCGAGCCGGACGTGCAGCTGGGGATCGGATCGGGCGGTCACGGGGAGCAGACCGGGGCGATGCTCGCGGCGCTGGCGCCGGTGCTGAGCGCGCAGGACCCGGACTGGGTGCTGGTCTACGGGGACACGAACTCCACGCTCGCCGCCGCGCTGGCGGCGGTGAAGCTGCACCTGCCCGTGGCGCACCTGGAGGCGGGACTGCGCTCGTTCAACCGGCGCATGCCCGAGGAGCACAACCGGGTGCTGACCGACCACGCGGCCGACCTGCTGCTGGCGCCGACGGAGGTGGCGGCCTCGCACCTGGCGCGCGAGGGGCTGGCCGAGCGGACCGTGGTGGTCGGGGATGTGATGACCGATGTGGTGCATCAGGTCGCGGCGAACGTGGCCGATGCCGGGGAGCGGCTGCTCGGGCAGCTCGGGGTGAGGGCCGGCGAGTTCAGCGTGGCGACCCTGCACCGGGCGGAGAACACCGACGACGCCGCTCGGCTGGCAGGGATCGTGGCCGGGCTGGGCGCGGTCGATCATCCGGTGCTGCTGCTGGCCCATCCACGGCTGCGGGCCAAGGCCGGCGAGCACGGGGTGCCGCTGGAGTCGGGCGCGGTGCGGGTGCTCGATCCGCTCGGCTACCCGGACCTGGTGGCGCTGGTCTCCCGGGCCCGTGGGGTGATCACCGACTCCGGCGGGCTGCAGAAGGAGGCCTTCGAGCTGCGCGTGCCGTGCACCACCGTGCGGACGGAGACCGAGTGGGTCGAGACCGTGGAGCTGGGGTGGAACGTGCTGGCCGGCCCCGGGGAGATCGCGGCGGCTGCGACGCGGGAGCGGCCGGAGGAGACCGATGCGGCGCCGTACGGGGACGGGCATGCGGCGGAGCGGGTGGTCGAGGTGCTGGTGAACGAGACCGGACGCACGGCCTGA
- a CDS encoding amidohydrolase, with product MSTSAPSVLAITGGHVVPVSGPAIDCGTVVVSDGVITAVGGSDTAVPEGARVIDATGSWVLPGFVEAHGHLGVHEDGEGWSGNDTNEMTDPNGARFRAIDGIDIEELGFRDALHGGVTTAVIKPGSGNPIGGRTVAIKTWGGRTVDEQVLSADVSVKSALGENPKRVYGEKKTTPSTRLGVAAVLREAFVAARTYAEERAAAAADGKPFARDLTKETLADVLEGTLAWDQHCHRHDDIATAIRISEEFGYRLVVNHGTEGHKIADVLAEKQIPVIYGPMFTSRVKVEVRERDIANLVALDRAGVQVAITTDHPVVPINFLVHQATFAVKEGLPRETALAALTRNPAAILGLDDRVGALEPGRDGDVVLWSGDPLELESRVEQVIIGGTPVLVPGEGGPRVVERSERFRA from the coding sequence ATGAGCACCAGCGCCCCCTCCGTCCTCGCCATCACCGGCGGCCACGTCGTCCCCGTCAGCGGCCCCGCCATCGACTGCGGCACGGTCGTGGTCAGTGACGGCGTCATCACCGCCGTCGGCGGATCGGACACGGCGGTGCCCGAGGGCGCCCGCGTGATCGACGCGACCGGCTCCTGGGTGCTGCCCGGGTTCGTCGAGGCCCACGGCCACCTGGGCGTCCACGAGGACGGCGAGGGCTGGTCGGGCAACGACACCAACGAGATGACCGATCCCAACGGCGCTCGCTTCCGCGCGATCGACGGGATCGACATCGAGGAGCTCGGCTTCCGCGACGCCCTGCACGGCGGGGTGACCACCGCCGTCATCAAGCCCGGCTCGGGAAACCCCATCGGTGGGCGCACCGTGGCCATCAAGACCTGGGGTGGGCGCACCGTCGACGAGCAGGTGCTCAGCGCCGACGTGTCCGTGAAGTCGGCGCTGGGGGAGAACCCCAAGCGCGTCTATGGCGAGAAGAAGACCACCCCCTCCACCCGCCTCGGCGTGGCGGCCGTGCTCAGGGAGGCGTTCGTGGCTGCCCGCACCTACGCCGAGGAGCGCGCCGCGGCCGCCGCCGACGGCAAGCCGTTCGCCCGCGACCTCACCAAGGAAACCCTCGCCGACGTCCTCGAGGGCACCCTCGCCTGGGACCAGCACTGCCACCGCCACGACGACATCGCCACCGCGATCCGCATCTCCGAGGAGTTCGGCTACCGCCTCGTGGTCAACCACGGCACCGAGGGCCACAAGATCGCCGATGTGCTGGCCGAGAAGCAGATCCCGGTCATCTACGGCCCCATGTTCACCTCCCGGGTGAAGGTGGAGGTGCGCGAGCGCGACATCGCCAACCTCGTCGCCCTCGACCGGGCCGGGGTGCAGGTCGCCATCACCACCGACCACCCCGTGGTGCCGATCAACTTCCTCGTCCACCAGGCCACCTTCGCCGTGAAGGAGGGCCTGCCGCGCGAGACCGCGCTGGCCGCCCTGACCCGCAACCCCGCCGCCATCCTCGGCCTCGACGACCGGGTGGGCGCTCTCGAGCCCGGCCGCGACGGCGACGTCGTGCTCTGGTCCGGTGACCCGCTCGAACTCGAGTCCCGGGTGGAGCAGGTGATCATCGGCGGCACGCCGGTGCTCGTCCCGGGCGAGGGCGGGCCGCGGGTGGTCGAACGCAGCGAACGCTTCCGGGCGTAG
- a CDS encoding nucleotide sugar dehydrogenase: MQITVVGLGKIGLPLAVQFAGAGHDVIGLDVSPRVVDLVNAGTEPFPGEAELADRLAELVPAGRLRATTDYADAVPGSDAVVLVVPLFVDDASWEPDFGWMDSATRSLAEHLTPGTLVSYETTLPVGTTRTRWKPMLEEISGLREGEDFHVVFSPERVLTGRVFADLRKYPKLIGGLSEAGAARAREFYEAVLSFDDRPDLERANGVWDLGSAEAAEMAKLAETTYRDVNIALANEFGRFAAANGIDVHQVIDASNSQPYSHIHRPGIAVGGHCIPVYPRLYLWTDPDATVVRTARQANMQMPAYTVGLAAGALGGLEGKRVVVLGASYRGGVKETAFSGVFPAVDALREAGAEVLVHDPMYSDEELAGYGFTAYHLGEPVDAAIVQADHRDYAGLTPADLPGVQVMVDGRRITAAASWPGVQHLTVGVGTPS, from the coding sequence ATGCAGATCACCGTCGTGGGTCTCGGCAAGATCGGTCTACCGCTGGCGGTCCAGTTCGCGGGTGCCGGGCACGATGTCATCGGTCTCGACGTCTCACCACGCGTGGTCGACCTCGTCAACGCCGGCACCGAGCCGTTCCCCGGCGAGGCCGAGCTCGCCGACCGGCTGGCCGAACTCGTTCCGGCCGGCCGGCTTCGCGCCACGACCGACTACGCCGACGCCGTGCCGGGCAGCGACGCCGTGGTGCTCGTGGTGCCGCTCTTCGTCGACGACGCCAGCTGGGAGCCGGACTTCGGCTGGATGGACTCCGCCACCCGCTCCCTGGCCGAGCACCTGACCCCGGGCACCCTGGTCTCCTACGAGACGACCCTGCCGGTGGGCACCACCCGCACCCGCTGGAAGCCGATGCTCGAGGAGATCTCCGGCCTGCGCGAGGGTGAGGACTTCCACGTCGTCTTCTCGCCGGAGCGGGTGCTCACCGGGCGCGTCTTCGCCGATCTGCGTAAGTACCCCAAGCTCATCGGCGGCCTCTCCGAGGCCGGCGCGGCGCGTGCCCGCGAGTTCTACGAGGCGGTGCTCAGCTTCGACGACCGGCCCGACCTCGAGCGCGCAAACGGCGTCTGGGACCTGGGCAGCGCCGAGGCGGCCGAGATGGCCAAGCTCGCCGAGACCACCTACCGCGACGTCAACATCGCCCTGGCGAACGAGTTCGGCCGCTTCGCCGCCGCGAACGGTATCGACGTCCACCAGGTGATCGACGCCTCGAACTCTCAGCCCTACTCCCACATCCACCGGCCGGGCATCGCCGTCGGGGGCCACTGCATCCCGGTCTACCCGCGCCTGTACCTGTGGACCGATCCGGATGCCACCGTGGTGCGCACCGCCCGGCAGGCGAACATGCAGATGCCCGCCTACACCGTCGGCCTGGCGGCCGGCGCCCTCGGCGGGCTCGAGGGCAAGCGGGTCGTCGTGCTGGGGGCCTCCTACCGGGGCGGGGTGAAGGAGACCGCCTTCTCCGGGGTCTTCCCCGCCGTCGACGCCCTGCGCGAGGCCGGCGCCGAGGTCCTGGTGCACGACCCGATGTACTCCGACGAGGAGCTGGCCGGCTACGGCTTCACCGCCTACCACCTGGGCGAGCCCGTGGACGCCGCGATCGTCCAGGCCGACCACCGCGACTACGCCGGCCTCACCCCCGCCGACCTGCCGGGAGTGCAGGTGATGGTCGACGGCCGCCGCATCACCGCGGCCGCGAGCTGGCCCGGCGTGCAGCACCTGACCGTCGGAGTGGGCACGCCCAGCTGA
- a CDS encoding WhiB family transcriptional regulator gives MWNILGEGPLTSGVPQPAPRPEHPLTFGEPFEDEGALSWQERALCAQTDPEAFFPEKGGSTREAKRVCVSCDVRSECLEYALAHDERFGIWGGLSERERRKLKRRAI, from the coding sequence GTGTGGAACATCCTAGGCGAGGGGCCGCTGACCTCCGGTGTGCCGCAACCCGCGCCGCGGCCTGAGCATCCCCTCACATTCGGTGAGCCCTTCGAGGACGAAGGTGCACTGTCGTGGCAGGAGCGGGCCCTGTGCGCGCAGACGGACCCGGAGGCGTTCTTCCCCGAGAAGGGCGGATCGACCCGCGAGGCCAAGCGCGTGTGCGTCTCCTGTGACGTGAGGTCGGAGTGCCTGGAGTATGCGCTGGCCCACGATGAGCGGTTCGGTATCTGGGGCGGGCTCTCCGAGCGGGAGCGGCGCAAGCTGAAGCGCCGCGCCATCTGA